Proteins from a genomic interval of Undibacterium parvum:
- a CDS encoding LysR family transcriptional regulator yields the protein MSINDKLINLLPGLAVMVKVIETGSFSAAARALNCMPSAVSRQISSLEASLKLQLFVRTTRSLRLSEAGQTVAQYAQDMLAAARLASTVSAVNAQPQGLIRLSAPKAFAKQVIQPLLGDFLRLYPEINLQMIVTDRPTDLLQEDIDLGIRITDQPPLGLVAKPLQLIEQILVAAPAYLSARGIPHAPHDLSGHDCIYLGEHANDNRWVLQQGALSQSVVVQGRYIANNTEMRLAAALDAWGIASLPVFTAQAALAEGRLQRVLADWELLTAYRGSAYLLYPPNRYLAPKLRVLIDYLEAQLQH from the coding sequence ATGAGCATCAATGATAAGTTAATTAATTTACTCCCAGGCTTGGCGGTAATGGTCAAGGTGATAGAAACCGGCAGTTTCTCGGCCGCTGCGCGCGCCCTCAATTGCATGCCATCGGCGGTTAGCCGACAAATTTCTAGTCTGGAAGCTAGCCTAAAATTGCAATTATTTGTACGTACCACGCGCTCTTTACGTCTGAGTGAGGCGGGCCAAACGGTAGCGCAGTACGCCCAGGATATGCTGGCGGCGGCGCGCTTAGCCAGCACTGTGAGCGCGGTCAACGCCCAGCCGCAAGGCCTGATACGTCTGAGCGCGCCGAAAGCCTTTGCCAAGCAAGTGATACAACCTCTGCTTGGCGATTTTTTGCGCCTATATCCGGAAATCAATCTGCAGATGATCGTCACTGATCGCCCCACCGATCTATTGCAGGAAGATATAGACCTGGGAATCCGCATCACCGATCAGCCGCCACTCGGTCTGGTGGCCAAACCGCTGCAGCTGATAGAGCAAATTTTGGTAGCCGCGCCGGCTTATTTGAGCGCGCGTGGCATCCCGCACGCACCGCATGATCTCAGCGGACACGATTGCATCTATCTGGGCGAACATGCCAACGATAATCGCTGGGTCTTGCAGCAAGGCGCGCTTAGCCAGAGCGTCGTGGTGCAGGGCCGCTATATCGCGAATAATACGGAGATGCGCTTAGCGGCTGCGCTGGACGCTTGGGGCATCGCCAGTCTGCCAGTCTTCACCGCCCAAGCCGCGCTAGCGGAGGGCCGTCTGCAACGCGTCTTAGCCGATTGGGAATTACTCACCGCCTACCGCGGCAGCGCATACCTGCTGTATCCACCGAACCGCTATCTGGCACCCAAGCTCAGAGTATTGATTGATTATCTAGAAGCGCAATTGCAGCATTGA
- a CDS encoding DMT family transporter: MLKRLPMAELMLFAVAMVWGCSYGVAKIALFYYPVLGFLALRFGLTFFILLPSLSNFRSLEVKNAWRIGLPLGLILLAIFLCETYGITLTSASNAAFLISLCVVLTPLVEWLVLKQAPNSYTLGAIALALLGAILLMPNLGLNFSFSFSFNPGDCLILAAAVLRAFFMVQSKRLTQHQQLSTLALTAVQSGVLMLGCLSLAALSPSGLPALPQALVFWGATLFLVLFCTLFAFFAQNYAIRRSNPTKVALLLGSEPAFGALFAVLFLGEHLSAQALLGGSLIVVASLAASLQAPIKKSKLFGQLIGRQLNS, from the coding sequence ATGTTAAAACGCCTGCCTATGGCCGAATTGATGTTATTTGCAGTCGCCATGGTGTGGGGCTGTAGTTATGGCGTAGCGAAAATCGCGCTGTTTTATTACCCCGTGCTAGGATTTTTGGCCTTGCGCTTCGGCTTGACTTTCTTCATCTTGCTACCCAGCCTGAGCAATTTTCGCAGTCTCGAGGTGAAAAACGCCTGGCGTATAGGTCTGCCTTTGGGCTTGATTTTATTGGCAATTTTTTTGTGCGAAACCTATGGCATTACACTCACGAGTGCCAGCAATGCGGCGTTTTTGATTTCTCTGTGCGTGGTGTTGACGCCGCTGGTTGAGTGGCTAGTGTTAAAGCAAGCACCGAATTCCTACACGCTGGGCGCTATCGCACTGGCGCTGCTAGGTGCTATTTTGCTGATGCCCAATCTGGGTCTCAATTTCAGCTTCAGTTTCAGCTTCAATCCTGGCGATTGCCTGATACTGGCTGCGGCCGTCTTGCGCGCATTTTTTATGGTGCAGAGCAAGCGCCTGACGCAGCATCAGCAACTCTCCACGCTGGCCTTGACAGCGGTGCAATCGGGCGTCTTGATGCTGGGTTGCTTAAGTCTGGCGGCATTAAGCCCTAGCGGTTTGCCCGCTTTACCGCAGGCGCTGGTATTTTGGGGCGCAACTTTGTTCCTGGTGTTGTTTTGCACACTGTTTGCCTTCTTCGCGCAAAATTATGCGATCCGCCGCAGCAACCCAACCAAAGTCGCGCTACTACTGGGCAGTGAGCCGGCCTTCGGCGCCTTGTTTGCCGTACTATTTTTGGGTGAGCATTTAAGCGCGCAGGCGCTGCTCGGTGGCAGTCTGATCGTTGTGGCATCTTTAGCTGCCAGCCTGCAAGCGCCGATTAAAAAGAGTAAATTATTCGGGCAGCTAATCGGCAGGCAATTGAACTCTTAG
- a CDS encoding DUF3297 family protein: MNDTTTFPPFPDRLSVDPRSPYYSAAVFEHEVGINLNGKERLEVEEYCISEGWIKVPAGKAVDRKGQPLMIKVKGTVVPFYR; the protein is encoded by the coding sequence ATGAACGATACCACTACCTTCCCCCCTTTCCCTGACCGTTTGTCAGTTGATCCACGTAGTCCTTACTACAGCGCGGCCGTGTTCGAACACGAAGTCGGCATTAATCTGAACGGCAAAGAACGTTTAGAAGTCGAAGAATATTGCATCAGCGAAGGCTGGATTAAAGTCCCTGCTGGCAAAGCCGTCGATCGCAAGGGCCAGCCCTTGATGATCAAAGTAAAAGGCACGGTAGTACCGTTTTATCGTTAA
- a CDS encoding NAD(P)/FAD-dependent oxidoreductase has product MATQRINSYYSASINQVHHFPQLESDVEVDVVVIGAGFTGVAAALELAERGKKVALIEANKVGWGQSGRNGGQVTGSLSGEGAMRKQLSSFMSAAEADEFIWFLRWRGHDIIKNRIEKYGIACDLKFGHLHTAYKPSHVKELRAERDLAQRRGMGDQVELIEAKDMGQFLDTPLYHGGLYNKKNMHLHPLNLCIGEAQALVSLGGLIFEDSPVTNIVHGDRPEVHTAKGRVIAHQVLLAGDVYHKLEQKKLGGMIFPAAGGIITTAPLGSLAKQLNPKDVAVYDCRFVLDYYRMTADGRLLFGGGANYSGKESRDIAAELRPCVERTFPLLKGVEIEYEWSCNMGIVINRVPQLGKLSPNVWYAQGYSGHGVATSHIVGEIMANAMTGNSTRFDSFDQFKHIRVPLGDWFGNQLLALGMHYYLFMERFH; this is encoded by the coding sequence ATGGCAACCCAAAGGATCAATTCGTATTATTCAGCAAGCATCAATCAAGTGCATCATTTCCCGCAGCTTGAATCTGATGTCGAGGTCGATGTGGTGGTGATCGGTGCTGGTTTTACTGGAGTGGCCGCTGCATTAGAATTGGCAGAAAGAGGTAAAAAGGTGGCACTGATCGAAGCCAATAAAGTCGGCTGGGGGCAGTCTGGGCGCAATGGCGGCCAGGTCACCGGCAGCTTGTCGGGCGAGGGCGCGATGCGCAAACAACTGAGCAGCTTTATGAGCGCAGCTGAGGCCGATGAATTTATCTGGTTTTTGCGCTGGCGCGGGCACGATATTATCAAAAACCGTATAGAAAAATACGGCATCGCTTGCGACCTCAAATTCGGCCATCTGCACACGGCCTACAAGCCCAGCCATGTCAAAGAATTGCGCGCTGAGCGTGATCTGGCGCAGCGACGCGGCATGGGCGATCAGGTCGAGCTGATAGAGGCCAAAGACATGGGGCAGTTTCTCGATACGCCTTTGTATCACGGTGGCCTCTACAATAAAAAGAATATGCATCTGCATCCGCTCAATCTGTGCATAGGCGAAGCGCAGGCGCTGGTAAGCCTGGGTGGTTTAATTTTTGAAGACTCGCCAGTGACGAATATTGTGCATGGCGACAGACCAGAAGTGCATACTGCCAAAGGGCGCGTGATCGCGCATCAAGTCTTGCTGGCTGGCGATGTGTATCACAAGCTGGAACAAAAAAAACTAGGCGGCATGATATTCCCCGCCGCCGGTGGCATCATCACCACCGCGCCATTGGGCAGTTTGGCCAAACAACTCAACCCGAAAGACGTGGCAGTCTATGATTGCCGTTTCGTGCTCGATTACTATCGTATGACGGCCGACGGGCGTTTGTTATTTGGCGGCGGTGCCAACTATTCGGGCAAAGAATCACGCGATATTGCGGCCGAATTGCGTCCCTGTGTAGAACGCACCTTCCCGCTCCTGAAAGGGGTGGAGATAGAGTACGAATGGAGTTGCAATATGGGCATAGTCATCAACCGGGTGCCACAACTGGGTAAGCTCTCGCCCAATGTCTGGTACGCACAAGGCTACTCTGGCCATGGGGTCGCAACCTCTCATATCGTCGGCGAGATCATGGCCAATGCCATGACTGGCAATAGCACGCGCTTTGATAGTTTTGATCAATTCAAGCATATCCGGGTGCCGCTGGGCGATTGGTTTGGCAATCAACTACTGGCTTTAGGCATGCATTACTACCTGTTTATGGAGCGCTTTCACTGA
- a CDS encoding tRNA-uridine aminocarboxypropyltransferase — MTHVHLPHAVSRLRSARLLRSTRPFLARGGPHGERCAGCRLILSHCLCGLRTVVPTRAGVCLIMAEHETLKPSNTGWLIADVVPATTAFGWARTEVDPALLSLLADPQWQPYVVFPGEFVAPERVVTQLLPVEKNDTVSDQERKRPLFILLDATWPEARKIFKKSPYLAQFPVLSLAPEQLSRYRLRRSRRDDHLCTSEVAALCLALAGETLAAQTLEAYLDVFTEHYLCAKQQLKLDWDDELHQRLRDLRLP; from the coding sequence ATGACCCACGTCCATTTACCACATGCTGTATCCCGTCTGCGCTCGGCTCGCCTGCTACGTAGTACGCGGCCATTTCTGGCGCGGGGCGGGCCGCATGGCGAGCGCTGTGCTGGTTGCCGCCTGATCCTCAGTCATTGCCTGTGCGGCTTGCGTACTGTGGTGCCTACCCGTGCCGGGGTGTGTCTGATCATGGCGGAACATGAGACCCTGAAACCTAGCAATACCGGCTGGCTGATCGCTGATGTGGTGCCCGCTACCACGGCCTTTGGCTGGGCCCGCACTGAAGTTGATCCTGCCTTATTGAGCTTGTTGGCCGATCCGCAATGGCAGCCGTATGTGGTGTTTCCTGGTGAATTTGTGGCGCCTGAGCGGGTTGTGACGCAGTTGCTGCCAGTCGAAAAAAACGATACTGTTTCAGATCAGGAGCGCAAGCGGCCGCTGTTTATCTTGCTCGATGCGACCTGGCCAGAGGCGCGCAAGATCTTTAAAAAAAGCCCTTATCTGGCACAATTTCCTGTGCTCAGTTTGGCACCTGAGCAATTATCGCGTTATCGCCTGCGGCGTTCACGGCGCGATGATCATTTGTGTACCTCTGAGGTGGCCGCCTTATGTCTGGCGCTGGCTGGTGAGACGCTGGCCGCGCAAACTCTGGAGGCTTACCTGGACGTATTTACCGAACACTATCTGTGCGCCAAGCAGCAACTCAAGCTCGACTGGGACGATGAGCTACACCAGCGTTTACGAGATTTACGCCTGCCCTAG
- a CDS encoding methyl-accepting chemotaxis protein, giving the protein MNNLSIRFRITAGLALILLLAVLSAANSLYQNISIKYESSEVSSSWIPAIGNLGQMKGYVSDHYLLVSDHMAGRGAVDAAVFNKELQEIESKLSKATEVYLATLLTYTAENAAQGDAEKALVADYQRKRDTYFKLVKAGLADVADTAATPAMVEMAKQAYAEKTPAAFREAYSAMEAILSFNLNGTALAAETVSQTVKSAEKAMLAALAFIILIGFALIWAIPRSVVVPVQEAVSLAQKIAEGDLSRDVIITRHDELGTLLSNLGAMQKNLAMVVSNVRKGSEEVASASAEIAQGNLDLSSRTEQQASALEQTAASMEELGSTVKQNAENSRLANQLAVSASKIAVQGGDVVGQVVETMRGINSSSQKISDIIGVIDAIAFQTNILALNAAVEAARAGENGRGFAVVASEVRSLAGRSAEAAREIKILISDSVERVEQGTMLVDKAGATMEEIVNSIRRVTEIMAEISVASDEQSAGVAQVGEAVNHMDETTQQNAALVEQMAAAAASLQSQAQDLVQVVATFKLSDDTELPLYAVHRVEQLSLR; this is encoded by the coding sequence ATGAATAATTTAAGCATACGTTTCCGCATTACCGCTGGCTTAGCATTGATCTTATTGCTTGCTGTTCTGAGCGCAGCCAATTCATTGTATCAAAATATTTCGATCAAATATGAGTCTAGCGAAGTCAGTTCTTCCTGGATACCGGCTATAGGAAATTTGGGGCAAATGAAAGGCTACGTTAGCGATCACTATCTGCTGGTAAGTGACCATATGGCTGGCCGAGGCGCAGTTGATGCGGCTGTTTTTAATAAAGAATTACAAGAGATCGAATCCAAACTGAGCAAAGCCACCGAAGTCTATCTAGCGACTTTACTCACTTATACAGCAGAAAATGCAGCCCAAGGCGATGCAGAAAAAGCTTTGGTTGCCGATTATCAGCGCAAGCGCGACACTTATTTTAAACTGGTGAAAGCTGGTTTGGCCGATGTCGCTGATACAGCTGCCACGCCTGCCATGGTAGAGATGGCGAAGCAGGCTTATGCAGAGAAAACACCCGCAGCATTTCGTGAAGCCTACAGCGCAATGGAAGCAATTTTGAGCTTCAATCTAAACGGTACCGCGCTAGCCGCGGAAACCGTCTCACAAACGGTAAAAAGTGCCGAAAAAGCCATGCTGGCAGCCTTGGCATTTATTATCCTCATCGGGTTTGCGCTGATCTGGGCGATTCCACGTAGCGTTGTAGTCCCAGTGCAAGAAGCTGTTTCGCTTGCGCAAAAGATCGCAGAAGGCGACCTGAGCCGCGATGTAATAATCACGAGGCACGACGAATTGGGGACCTTACTTAGTAATCTCGGTGCCATGCAAAAAAATCTGGCCATGGTGGTATCCAACGTACGTAAAGGATCCGAAGAAGTGGCCAGCGCAAGCGCTGAAATTGCACAAGGCAACTTAGATCTTTCTTCCAGAACAGAGCAACAAGCAAGTGCACTCGAACAAACCGCTGCGAGCATGGAAGAACTCGGCTCTACCGTAAAACAGAATGCGGAAAATTCGCGCTTAGCCAATCAACTGGCCGTGAGTGCGTCAAAAATTGCCGTACAGGGCGGTGATGTAGTCGGTCAAGTAGTGGAGACTATGAGGGGCATCAATAGTTCGTCGCAAAAAATTTCGGACATCATCGGCGTCATTGACGCGATTGCCTTTCAAACCAATATCCTGGCGCTTAATGCGGCAGTGGAAGCGGCAAGGGCTGGGGAAAACGGACGCGGATTTGCGGTGGTGGCCAGCGAAGTACGTTCATTGGCGGGGCGCAGCGCGGAAGCGGCTCGCGAAATTAAGATACTCATCAGTGATAGTGTCGAACGCGTAGAGCAAGGCACTATGCTTGTCGATAAAGCAGGTGCGACTATGGAAGAAATCGTGAACTCGATTCGCCGGGTGACCGAAATTATGGCAGAAATAAGCGTCGCTAGCGACGAGCAATCTGCAGGGGTAGCCCAAGTGGGCGAGGCAGTAAATCATATGGACGAAACGACACAACAAAACGCCGCCTTGGTTGAACAAATGGCTGCAGCTGCGGCCAGTCTGCAATCACAGGCGCAAGATCTAGTGCAAGTGGTCGCCACTTTCAAGCTAAGTGACGACACAGAATTGCCGCTGTACGCGGTGCATCGTGTAGAGCAGTTGAGCCTACGCTAA
- a CDS encoding NADPH-dependent FMN reductase — protein MKLLAFAASSSKKSINLQLVKHAASLLPVAQVEVLDLNDYELPLFSVDKEEQLGQPALALAFLEKIAGSDALLISFAEHNGSYSAAYKNLFDWCSRINSKVFQGKPVVLLSTSPGARGGASVLAAATNSAPFFGGQVKASLAIPSFYENFDVALGTLKNPDLEQQLLQALSSLTVLPAA, from the coding sequence ATGAAATTGTTAGCCTTCGCTGCCAGTAGTAGTAAAAAATCGATCAATCTGCAATTGGTGAAGCATGCCGCCAGCTTGCTGCCTGTTGCGCAGGTCGAAGTGCTAGATCTGAACGATTACGAATTACCCTTATTCAGTGTCGACAAAGAAGAGCAGTTGGGACAGCCGGCCTTGGCACTGGCCTTCCTGGAAAAAATCGCTGGTAGCGATGCCTTGCTGATTTCTTTTGCCGAGCACAATGGCTCGTATAGCGCCGCCTATAAAAATCTTTTCGATTGGTGCTCTCGGATTAATTCCAAAGTTTTTCAGGGTAAGCCTGTGGTGTTACTGTCCACTTCGCCTGGTGCGCGCGGAGGTGCCAGCGTGTTGGCGGCAGCGACTAATTCAGCGCCGTTTTTTGGCGGCCAGGTCAAGGCCAGTCTGGCTATCCCTAGCTTTTATGAGAATTTTGATGTGGCGCTTGGCACCCTCAAAAACCCCGATCTGGAGCAGCAACTGCTGCAGGCGCTGAGTAGCTTGACGGTCTTGCCGGCGGCGTGA
- a CDS encoding porin has product MKKSLICAAALSMIASLAHAQSNVTIYGLIDANLTYNNNASAAKDGQFKLNSGGMNTSRLGFRGTEDLGNGLKAVMQLESGILLDTGATDGEMFGRQANVGLQGEFGKLIAGRSYSTTYDFILPFDPMGYAPQYSWATSAGATGSRKDGMLTGTSNMLKYQFDSSSFKLGATYGLGEVAGDNASSAKLALAAAYMAGPFAATLAFDQVNGVTTAAGAMDKAKTIHAAANYQLDSVKLYAAYRNYKKTLASGAADLRSDLFWGGVDFKLSPVWTLTGAYYYQDIKNVAAAADADPSMFVARAKYALSKRTDIYVTGAYAKGRNDKIVGVSRDDAAFGTSQNSFTVGMQHRF; this is encoded by the coding sequence ATGAAAAAAAGCCTGATCTGCGCTGCGGCGCTCAGTATGATTGCCAGCCTGGCACATGCACAATCGAATGTGACTATTTACGGTTTGATCGATGCCAATCTGACCTACAACAATAACGCGAGCGCGGCCAAAGATGGCCAGTTCAAACTCAATAGCGGTGGTATGAATACCTCCCGTCTGGGTTTTCGTGGTACCGAAGATTTAGGCAATGGTTTGAAGGCAGTGATGCAACTGGAAAGCGGTATCTTGCTCGACACTGGCGCCACTGACGGTGAAATGTTTGGTCGTCAAGCCAATGTCGGCCTGCAAGGCGAATTCGGTAAGCTGATCGCTGGTCGTTCATATAGCACGACCTATGATTTCATCTTGCCTTTCGATCCTATGGGTTATGCGCCTCAGTATTCCTGGGCGACTTCGGCCGGTGCGACTGGCTCACGTAAAGACGGCATGCTGACCGGCACTTCAAATATGCTGAAATACCAATTCGACAGCAGCAGCTTCAAACTCGGTGCGACTTATGGTCTGGGTGAAGTGGCAGGCGATAACGCCTCTAGCGCCAAGCTGGCTTTAGCGGCTGCGTATATGGCTGGCCCATTTGCCGCGACACTGGCGTTTGATCAAGTTAATGGTGTGACGACCGCTGCTGGTGCCATGGATAAGGCCAAGACTATCCACGCTGCTGCCAACTATCAACTCGACAGCGTTAAATTGTATGCAGCGTATCGCAATTACAAGAAGACTCTGGCGAGCGGCGCAGCCGATTTGCGCAGCGATTTATTCTGGGGCGGCGTCGACTTTAAGCTTAGCCCGGTATGGACACTGACTGGCGCTTACTACTATCAGGATATCAAGAACGTAGCAGCGGCAGCCGATGCTGATCCTAGTATGTTCGTCGCGCGTGCCAAATACGCTTTATCCAAGCGTACCGACATCTATGTCACCGGTGCCTATGCCAAGGGTCGCAACGACAAGATAGTCGGTGTGTCACGCGATGATGCGGCTTTTGGTACTAGCCAAAATTCTTTCACAGTAGGTATGCAACACCGCTTCTAA
- a CDS encoding YciI family protein, which translates to MLFVVRFTDLPGQGAIRAEFLQQHIDWLAERQAQIKVAGSLRHELGETPVGALWILEADNKAAVEAAFQSDPFWQQGLRQSVEIYHWSKALPDVIAQI; encoded by the coding sequence ATGCTGTTCGTCGTACGTTTTACCGACCTGCCAGGCCAGGGCGCAATCAGAGCTGAATTTTTGCAGCAACACATAGACTGGCTGGCTGAACGGCAAGCGCAGATTAAGGTCGCTGGCTCTTTACGTCATGAGTTGGGCGAGACGCCAGTCGGCGCGCTGTGGATACTTGAGGCTGATAACAAAGCTGCGGTCGAGGCGGCATTTCAGAGTGATCCGTTCTGGCAGCAAGGTTTGCGCCAGAGTGTAGAGATTTACCATTGGTCGAAGGCTTTGCCAGACGTGATCGCTCAGATCTGA
- a CDS encoding class II glutamine amidotransferase, whose product MCQLLAMNCNTPTDIMFSFTGFALRGGNTDEHKDGWGIAFFEGKGVRHFVDHQAAVDSPIAGLIKSYPIKSKNVIAHIRKATQGVVSLENCHPFVRECWGVYWVFAHNGDLKNFAPVLDAAYHTVGSTDSEWAFCYVMQEMRKHFGDSMPPLAEISRFLRQICSEIAAYGTFNMTLSNGEALFVHCSTNLHYIVRQYPFCEATLSDEDIAIDFAAVTTPQDKVALIATAPLTCNEHWTPFGAGEFKVFVDGDVLAAEAA is encoded by the coding sequence ATGTGCCAGTTACTCGCAATGAATTGCAATACCCCGACCGACATCATGTTCAGTTTTACCGGCTTTGCGCTGCGTGGCGGCAATACCGACGAGCATAAAGATGGCTGGGGCATTGCGTTTTTTGAGGGCAAGGGCGTGCGCCATTTTGTCGATCATCAGGCCGCGGTCGATTCGCCGATTGCGGGTCTGATCAAGAGTTATCCGATTAAATCGAAGAATGTGATTGCGCATATCCGTAAGGCGACGCAGGGCGTGGTTAGCCTGGAAAATTGCCATCCTTTTGTGCGCGAATGCTGGGGCGTTTACTGGGTATTTGCCCACAATGGCGACCTGAAAAATTTCGCGCCTGTGCTAGATGCTGCTTACCATACCGTCGGCAGCACTGACAGCGAATGGGCCTTTTGTTATGTGATGCAAGAGATGCGCAAACACTTTGGTGATAGTATGCCGCCACTGGCTGAGATTAGCCGCTTCCTGCGCCAGATTTGTAGCGAGATTGCCGCCTACGGCACCTTCAATATGACGCTCTCAAACGGCGAGGCGCTGTTCGTCCATTGCTCGACCAATTTGCACTATATCGTGCGCCAGTATCCATTCTGCGAAGCGACTTTATCGGACGAAGATATCGCAATCGATTTTGCGGCAGTCACCACGCCGCAAGATAAAGTGGCGCTGATCGCGACCGCGCCGCTGACCTGCAATGAACATTGGACGCCATTTGGGGCCGGCGAATTTAAGGTCTTTGTCGATGGCGATGTGCTGGCCGCGGAGGCCGCATGA
- a CDS encoding LysR family transcriptional regulator: protein MTKPKQDQLDTHLLRVLHTLLSERSVTRAAIKLGQSQPAVSNTLKRLREITGDAILVRSKNGMTVTLRGEELFVLAKQGLQIIDSIANPPPLFVPASTQRVFNLGAPDYLSVLLIPAIIEKIRTQAPHASLVVHALNAGFDYVAALENGTLDCVIGNWPDLPAHLHLTQLFEDEVVCMIHQNHPVVKHGLSLKHYVEMEHLAPSPYTLGHRNIIDNALTALGLKRKIHMTIPYFGMVPQILAKTDLIFTTSRSFALQCAKDWPIAVLPVPLAIPKMQFFMLWHERVHAAAEVQWLRRIVAEAATAVVAV from the coding sequence ATGACTAAGCCAAAACAAGATCAGCTCGACACCCATCTGCTGCGGGTTTTGCACACCTTATTAAGTGAGCGCAGCGTAACCCGCGCTGCCATCAAACTCGGGCAGTCACAACCGGCTGTTAGCAATACCCTCAAGCGCCTGCGCGAGATTACTGGCGACGCCATCCTGGTGCGCAGTAAAAACGGCATGACCGTGACGCTGCGCGGCGAAGAATTATTTGTGCTGGCCAAGCAGGGTTTGCAGATCATAGACAGCATCGCCAACCCGCCACCACTGTTTGTTCCCGCCAGCACCCAGCGCGTATTTAATTTGGGCGCACCGGATTATTTAAGTGTCTTGCTGATCCCCGCAATTATTGAAAAAATTCGCACTCAGGCACCGCATGCCAGTCTGGTCGTACATGCCTTGAATGCCGGTTTTGATTATGTGGCAGCGCTAGAAAACGGTACGCTCGATTGCGTCATCGGCAACTGGCCGGATCTGCCTGCGCATCTACATCTGACCCAATTATTTGAAGATGAAGTAGTCTGCATGATTCACCAAAATCATCCGGTGGTGAAACACGGTTTGTCGCTCAAGCATTATGTAGAGATGGAACATCTGGCACCGTCCCCGTACACCTTGGGACATCGCAATATCATCGACAATGCGCTTACGGCACTCGGTTTAAAACGCAAGATACACATGACCATCCCGTATTTCGGCATGGTGCCGCAGATCCTTGCCAAGACCGATCTGATCTTTACCACTAGCCGCAGCTTCGCCCTGCAATGCGCCAAAGACTGGCCGATCGCGGTGCTGCCGGTACCGCTGGCGATACCGAAGATGCAGTTCTTTATGCTCTGGCATGAGCGCGTTCACGCTGCCGCCGAAGTGCAGTGGTTACGCCGCATCGTGGCAGAAGCGGCCACGGCAGTGGTGGCGGTTTAA